One Sanguibacter sp. HDW7 DNA window includes the following coding sequences:
- a CDS encoding DUF2249 domain-containing protein: MDDLLLASNLDDARAAEELAGDHTAMRGTLHVLVDQLARAVSGADAQQAGASRERLSRWTTDRLVPHLEAEEAHLLPAVRTATDGGPATSTLVRLHTAVRDAATTLATTTHPLEAVGAGHVLAALLAVHSDTLDHDLVPLVARDARVPLTRPAEEVREVLRAPAAPSGHGCGCGGGGCGGGGAAPADAASDADVAEPAATEGAGPDLPVLDATVIPHAVRHATIFGALDAVEEGRGLVLVAPHDPLPLLAQIEARHPGRFAVEYLQRGPETWHLAFTR; the protein is encoded by the coding sequence ATGGACGACCTGCTCCTCGCCTCGAACCTCGACGACGCCCGCGCCGCCGAGGAGCTCGCGGGCGACCACACCGCGATGCGCGGCACGCTCCACGTCCTCGTCGACCAGCTCGCCCGCGCAGTCAGCGGCGCCGACGCCCAGCAGGCCGGTGCCTCACGCGAGCGCCTCTCCCGGTGGACGACCGACCGCCTCGTTCCCCACCTCGAGGCCGAGGAGGCGCACCTCCTCCCCGCCGTCCGCACAGCCACCGACGGCGGCCCCGCCACGAGCACCCTCGTGCGGCTCCACACCGCCGTCCGCGACGCCGCGACCACGCTCGCGACGACGACCCACCCGCTCGAGGCCGTCGGCGCTGGCCACGTCCTCGCCGCTCTGCTCGCCGTCCACTCCGACACGCTCGACCACGACCTCGTGCCGCTCGTCGCGCGCGACGCCCGCGTCCCGCTCACCCGCCCCGCCGAGGAGGTCCGCGAGGTCCTCCGCGCACCCGCCGCCCCCTCCGGGCACGGGTGCGGCTGCGGCGGAGGCGGCTGCGGCGGGGGCGGCGCAGCCCCGGCCGACGCCGCGTCGGACGCGGACGTTGCCGAGCCCGCGGCGACCGAGGGCGCGGGCCCCGACTTGCCCGTCCTTGACGCGACCGTCATCCCGCACGCCGTCCGCCACGCGACGATCTTCGGCGCGCTCGACGCGGTCGAGGAGGGCCGCGGCCTCGTCCTCGTCGCCCCGCACGACCCGCTGCCGCTCCTCGCCCAGATCGAGGCCCGTCACCCCGGCCGCTTCGCGGTCGAGTATCTCCAGCGCGGCCCCGAGACCTGGCACCTCGCCTTCACGCGCTGA
- a CDS encoding metalloregulator ArsR/SmtB family transcription factor has translation MEITPRPGYGPAAVVPRPSPAAELSRARRQVLDLLVARGVPTSVTTVATELGQHTNTVREHLEGLADLGLVERSTARPSGRGRPGALYAATPASVTDPAVQEYAGLASVLADQIARTSPDPRADALAAGDRWGRELVAREQASDATHARRSVVRLLDRLGFAPVPDGSDHAVELRRCPLLDAALRTPEVVCAVHLGLARGALDALGAPTDRTTLEPFALPGSCLLHLDATEI, from the coding sequence GTGGAAATAACTCCGCGTCCCGGCTACGGCCCCGCCGCCGTCGTCCCGCGCCCCTCGCCCGCCGCGGAGCTCTCGCGCGCCCGCCGCCAGGTGCTCGACCTCCTCGTCGCGCGGGGCGTCCCGACGAGCGTCACCACGGTCGCCACCGAGCTCGGTCAGCACACCAACACCGTGCGCGAGCACCTCGAGGGCCTCGCCGACCTCGGCCTCGTCGAGCGCTCGACCGCTCGTCCCTCGGGACGCGGCCGTCCCGGCGCCCTCTACGCCGCGACGCCGGCGAGCGTGACCGACCCGGCCGTCCAGGAGTACGCGGGCCTCGCCTCCGTCCTCGCCGACCAGATCGCCCGCACGAGCCCCGACCCGCGCGCCGACGCGCTCGCGGCGGGCGACCGTTGGGGTCGCGAGCTCGTCGCGCGCGAGCAGGCCTCCGACGCGACCCACGCACGGCGCTCCGTCGTCCGGCTCCTCGACCGGCTCGGGTTCGCCCCCGTGCCCGACGGCTCCGACCACGCCGTCGAGCTGCGCCGCTGCCCCCTGCTCGACGCCGCGCTGCGCACCCCCGAGGTCGTGTGCGCCGTCCACCTCGGACTCGCGCGCGGCGCGCTCGACGCGCTCGGCGCGCCGACCGACCGCACGACGCTCGAGCCCTTCGCGCTGCCCGGCTCGTGCCTGCTCCACCTCGACGCCACGGAGATCTGA
- a CDS encoding multicopper oxidase domain-containing protein has protein sequence MTSIAPRPTRPSGAPRPLSARSSWHLAANAPVVVWLLATVAVSLVHREVAASAWLLVHLTLLGAATNAILVWSAHFADALLRRRVDDRSRRGQAVRLVVLNVGVLTTVVGMVVSQWVVTLVGASVVGLAVAWHGAALARSTRGALTGPLAVCVRFYVAAAWLLPLGAAAGVLLARGAGPGWHARLVLAHTGLNVLGFVGLTVLGTLVTLWPTMLRTTMDPRAVRAVTPTLAWTLGGLLAGVAGALLGVRPVAAAGVAAYVVGVVTALVPMVRAARRRPPASFSTLSAASAVAWWLGTLVTVVVLLVATPSWTALEARLGMLTVPLVGGFVAQVLLGALTYLVPVVLGGGPAVVRTTAARLERGALTRVVVANGALLVFVLPGSSALRALSSIAALGAGAWFLVVLGLALRDHRRARLGRMATVEAPTPPTPGAPQGPQVEAVRGPARATQLVAGVAVLLVVVAGAAALDPSALRLSATPGDSDGGASGVAVTPTGRTTTVEVEARDMRFTPSRIEVPAGDRLVLVVRNTDPTTVHDLALDTGAFSGRLAVGASATLDVGVVGRAIDGWCTIVGHRQSGMTLDIVPTGLGTTNNATSGATDAPSDSPSGGTDHAGMDHGAASGPSAADDIDLMRSPAEGFEARDAALPPLDDATVREVTLTVSELTTDVAPGVSQKLWTFGGSAPGPTLHGRVGDTFVVTLVNDGSIGHSIDFHAGMLAPDQPMRTIAPGESLTYRFTATMSGIWMYHCSTMPMSAHIANGMFGAVVIEPPDLPEVDASYVLVQSEFYLGPQGGEVDVDKIATQLPDLVTFNGYAHQYAYDPIEARTGDRLRFWVLAAGPNVGSSFHVVGGQFDTMFHEGAYRLRPGNAEHGGSQALDLSVAQGGFVELVMPEAGTYPFVSHVMSDAEKGATGRIHVTD, from the coding sequence ATGACCTCGATCGCCCCGCGCCCGACCCGGCCCTCGGGCGCGCCCCGGCCGTTGTCCGCCCGCTCGTCGTGGCACCTCGCCGCGAACGCGCCCGTCGTCGTCTGGCTGCTCGCGACGGTCGCGGTCTCGCTCGTGCACCGGGAGGTCGCAGCCTCGGCGTGGCTGCTCGTCCACCTCACCCTGCTCGGCGCGGCGACGAACGCGATCCTCGTGTGGTCGGCGCACTTCGCGGACGCCCTGCTGCGTCGCCGCGTGGACGACCGGTCGCGGCGCGGGCAGGCCGTGCGGCTCGTCGTCCTCAACGTCGGCGTGCTCACGACGGTCGTCGGCATGGTCGTGTCGCAGTGGGTCGTCACGCTCGTGGGTGCGAGCGTCGTGGGGCTCGCGGTCGCGTGGCACGGGGCGGCGCTCGCGCGCTCGACGCGCGGCGCGCTCACGGGCCCGCTCGCGGTGTGCGTGCGCTTCTACGTCGCGGCCGCGTGGCTGCTGCCGCTCGGTGCGGCGGCGGGCGTGCTGCTCGCACGCGGTGCTGGACCCGGCTGGCACGCACGGCTCGTGCTGGCCCACACGGGGCTCAACGTGCTGGGGTTCGTGGGGCTCACGGTGCTCGGCACCCTCGTCACGCTGTGGCCGACGATGCTGCGCACGACGATGGATCCGCGGGCGGTGCGCGCGGTGACGCCGACGCTCGCGTGGACGCTCGGCGGCCTTCTCGCGGGTGTCGCGGGCGCGCTCCTCGGGGTGCGGCCGGTCGCGGCGGCGGGCGTCGCCGCGTACGTCGTCGGCGTCGTCACGGCGCTCGTGCCCATGGTGCGGGCGGCCCGGCGCCGTCCGCCAGCATCGTTCTCGACGCTCTCGGCGGCCTCAGCTGTCGCCTGGTGGCTCGGGACGCTCGTCACTGTCGTCGTGCTGCTCGTCGCGACGCCGTCGTGGACGGCGCTCGAGGCGCGCCTCGGGATGCTCACGGTGCCGCTCGTCGGGGGCTTCGTCGCGCAGGTGCTCCTCGGAGCGCTCACGTACCTCGTGCCCGTCGTGCTCGGTGGCGGGCCGGCCGTCGTGCGGACGACGGCGGCACGCCTCGAGCGCGGCGCGCTCACCCGCGTCGTCGTTGCGAACGGCGCCCTGCTGGTGTTCGTCCTGCCGGGCTCGAGCGCGCTGCGCGCGCTGTCGTCGATCGCGGCGCTCGGCGCGGGCGCGTGGTTCCTCGTCGTGCTCGGGCTCGCGCTGCGTGACCACCGTCGGGCGCGGCTCGGACGTATGGCGACGGTCGAGGCGCCCACGCCGCCGACGCCCGGCGCGCCGCAGGGCCCGCAGGTCGAGGCGGTGCGCGGTCCGGCCCGGGCCACGCAGCTCGTCGCGGGCGTCGCGGTGCTGCTCGTCGTCGTCGCGGGGGCTGCGGCCCTCGACCCGTCGGCGCTGCGGCTCTCCGCGACGCCGGGCGACAGCGACGGCGGCGCCTCGGGCGTCGCCGTCACGCCGACGGGCCGCACGACGACGGTCGAGGTCGAGGCGCGCGACATGCGGTTCACGCCCTCGCGCATCGAGGTGCCTGCGGGCGACCGGCTCGTCCTCGTCGTGCGGAACACGGACCCGACGACGGTCCACGACCTTGCGCTCGACACGGGTGCGTTCTCGGGCCGGCTCGCGGTCGGCGCGTCGGCGACGCTCGACGTCGGTGTCGTCGGTCGCGCGATCGACGGCTGGTGCACGATCGTCGGGCACCGGCAGTCGGGCATGACGCTCGACATCGTGCCGACGGGCCTGGGCACGACGAACAACGCCACGTCGGGCGCGACCGACGCCCCCTCCGACTCCCCGTCCGGGGGCACGGACCACGCTGGCATGGACCACGGCGCAGCGTCAGGGCCGTCGGCGGCCGACGACATCGACCTCATGCGCTCCCCCGCCGAGGGCTTCGAGGCCCGTGACGCGGCGCTGCCTCCCCTCGACGACGCGACGGTGCGGGAGGTGACGCTCACGGTCTCCGAGCTCACGACGGACGTCGCGCCGGGCGTGAGCCAGAAGCTCTGGACCTTCGGCGGCTCGGCGCCCGGACCGACCCTGCACGGGCGGGTGGGCGACACGTTCGTCGTCACGCTCGTCAACGACGGGAGCATCGGGCACTCGATCGACTTCCACGCCGGCATGCTCGCCCCCGACCAGCCGATGCGCACGATCGCGCCCGGAGAGAGCCTCACGTACCGGTTCACGGCGACGATGAGCGGCATCTGGATGTACCACTGCTCGACGATGCCCATGAGCGCGCACATCGCGAACGGCATGTTCGGCGCCGTCGTCATCGAGCCTCCGGACCTGCCCGAGGTCGATGCGAGCTACGTCCTCGTCCAGAGCGAGTTCTACCTCGGCCCGCAGGGCGGGGAGGTCGACGTCGACAAGATCGCGACGCAGCTGCCCGACCTCGTGACGTTCAACGGCTACGCGCACCAGTACGCGTACGACCCGATCGAGGCGCGCACGGGCGACCGTCTGCGCTTCTGGGTGCTCGCGGCGGGGCCCAACGTCGGCTCGTCGTTCCACGTCGTCGGCGGGCAGTTCGACACGATGTTCCACGAGGGCGCCTACCGGCTGCGGCCGGGCAACGCCGAGCACGGTGGGTCGCAGGCGCTCGACCTGTCGGTCGCGCAGGGCGGGTTCGTCGAGCTCGTCATGCCGGAGGCCGGCACGTACCCGTTCGTCTCGCACGTCATGAGCGACGCGGAGAAGGGCGCGACGGGCCGCATCCACGTGACGGACTGA